The Arachidicoccus terrestris genome includes the window CTATCCTGTTACAAATAGAAAAAGGGATATATTGAAACCCATTTTATTGTCCTTATGGATGGCCATTTTGTTATTAATTATAATACCTGCCGAAGCCCAAAACGGTATGGTCGATACACTCCATGGGAATGTATATAATCAGGCAGACGGGACACCTGTGTTTGGCGCCTCAGTTACTATCAAGGGTACGACGCAGGGAACGCTGACGGACTCTGCCGGGAATTTTAGAATACTTACGAGATTGCCTGTTATTCTTACAGTAACAGATGTGTCACATCTGCCTCAGGAAGTGCCTATCAATGATAATAAGTTTGTTAGTATAGGATTACAGGCTTCGACGCAAAGCCTCAATGATGTTGTTGTTGTCGGTTATGGAGAACAGCAGCGTGGCCAGGTGACAGGCGCCGTCAGTACGGTTGATGTCACGAAGACTTTTCGCGATCGTCCTTTGAATGATCCGATCAAAGCTCTACAGGGCGTCGTACCCGGGCTCGCTGTTAGTTATTCTAATGGAGGACTGACATCAGCCGCGACCATACGCATTCGCGGTGTAGGGTCTCTTGTAGGTTCCGGTAGCCCGTTAATTATGGTAGATAACGTTGAAACGGATGATCTGTCCGTATTGAACCCAGATGATATTGAGAGTGTTTCCGTATTGAAAGATGCTGCATCAACGGCCATTTACGGTGCCAGAGCCGCCTTTGGTGTTATCCTGATCAAAACCAGGAGCGGGCGTAAAAACCAGCCAACTTCCATACGATATTCGAATAATTTTTACTGGAGCAACCCGACGATCTTGCCAGATTTTGCTGATCCTACCCTGGGATTGCCTGGTTTGATTAAGGCGGATGAGCGCTCTGGTGTAACACCTGAATTGTTTGGAATGAATTTAAATACGCTTTTGGAAGGGATTAAGACATGGAAAGAGAAATATGCGGGAAACAGAACATCAGATGAAATGATTCCGGGTGAAGACTTTGACATTACGGATGATGCTGCGCCTTATTTTTACCGGATCTGGGATGTTAAGAAAATGATGCTACGTACTCAACCGGGCCAGCAGCACAATATCCGGATTTCCGGTGGCAGCGACAATATTGCCTATTATGTTTCTGCTGGTTATAGCAAAGATGGCGGTATTATGCGGGTACATCCTGATCAGGTACAAAAATACAATATCTCCACCGGCGTAAGCGCAAATGTTACAAAATGGTGGGATTTGAATGTTAAGATGTTATATCGCAATTTTGAATATGATTACCCCTTTGGTTATTATGGCGCTACCCAGAACTATTTTTACTATATGTGGCGCTGGGGGGCCTATTGGCCATATGGGACATATCAAGGAAAATATTTTAGAAATATTCCGGCCTATCTGAACGCGGCCCAGGATAATACCGTCATTGATAATTATAGCAGAGTTGATCTGAGCTCTAATATTAAAATCACCAAGGATCTGAATCTCCATGCCGACTATAGCATTGTTCGTGATAATGTAATCCGGCAAAATACGGGGGGACCGGTCATGGCCTGGAACAGTTGGACGGTGGGCGCGCCTTATCAGAATATTTCTTCCTCTGGGTACGATTATACATCCTCTAATCAGATGCGTGACAATATGAGTGTGTTTAATGCCTATGCTACCTACGATAAACATTTCGAAGGAAAGCATCATTTAAAACTCATGGCAGGTATTAACGCACAGAATAATAATGATTACGACTTTACAGCTAAGCGTATGGAAATCCTGGATCCCACTAAAGGTTATCTCAGTCTAGCTTCAGGGGAACAATATGCTTCCGATGATGCCAATCAAGCAGCGTTTGCCGGATATTTCGGACGTGTTAACTATGACTATAACGATAAATATCTATTGGAACTGGATGGCCGTTACGACGGTTCTTCTTCTTTCGCAGAGCAAGACCGGTGGTCCTTTTTTAGTTCAGGATCTGTGGGGTACAGGATTAGTAAAGAAAGGTTTATGGATTTTATCAAACCTTTTGTTTCTGATTGGAAGTTCAGAGCTTCCTATGGTGCGATCGGTAATCAGGATCTGGGCGGTGACAACAGATATCTGCCACTGATGAACGCCGGAGCTGTAGATTGGGTGGTGGACGGGGTTGCCGCTCAAGGAGTTGGTGCTCCTAATGCGGTGGCAAAATCGCTGACATGGGAAAAGATTACTACGCTAAATATAGGTACCGACATTAGTATGCTGAACGATAAAATCTCGCTCTCGTTAGACTGGTTTCAACGGACTAATGATGGAATGCTTACACAAAATGCGGTGGCAAATACCTTTGGTACGACTGCTCCCTGGATCAATGACGGAACCATGAGGACCCGGGGTTGGGAATTAAGTGTGAATGGCAATTTACCTGTCAGTAGAGACCTGGCTTTCTATGGATCTTTGACATTAACTGATTATAAGACTGTGATTACCAAATGGGATAACGCTTCGAAGCTCCTGTCCCAAAATTATTCCGGTCAGACATATGGAGATATCTGGGGATTTGAGACAGACAGGTATTTTACGGACAATGATTTTGATCAGGATGGAAACTATGCTACAGGCATTGCAGATCAATCCGGACTTGCCAGTGGTAACTTTAAATATGGTCCGGGCGACGTCAAATTCAAAGATCAGGATGGAAATGGTGTTATTGACGGCGGTGATTTTTCGGCTAATAATCCCGGTGACCTGAAAGTAATTGGTAACACACAACCGCGGTATATGTATAGCTTTCGAATAGGAGGTGTCTACCGTAATCTGGATTTCGACTTTTTCTTCCAGGGTGTAGGCAAGCAAAGCTACTGGGGGACAGGAGATGTGGCCATGCCTAACTTTAGAGGTGGTGATATTTTATATGCCCACCAATTGGACTACTGGACACCGGAAAATACAGACGCCCGCTATCCCAATCCTTATGCAGGTAATGGCAGTGGTAAAATCCCTGGTCTGGCTGCAGGCGGTAATAACTTCTATCCACAATCTAAGTACTTGCTAAATACAGCCTATCTACGCCTGAAAAATGTGTCGATCGGTTATACGCTACCTCGTCAGTGGCTGAGTAGATTTAGCATAAAGTCTGTCAGACTGTATGTCAGCGGAGAAAATTTATTTACGATTTCTGATTTGGGCGTACCATTAGATCCAGAAGCCCTGGATGGGTATAGTGCATCTACCGGAAGAACTTTCCCGATCCAAAGAATGTATTCATTTGGCGCACAAATTCGCCTCTAAAATTATCTGACGCTTAAATTAAAAAATTATGAAACGCTATATAAACAGATATTATTTACTGGGTCTGTTCATACTGATGGTATCCCTGCTTACAGGGTGTGCTAAGTTTGTGGACAAGCCGCCGCTGGATGAATTTTCCAATGATGAGTATTGGACCAGTGAGACAAACGTCAGGACCTATAATTGGGGCTTTTATGAGATGTTTACAGGCTTCGGCACCGGCACCAACGGGGACTTTTATTTTTCCTGGCTCTCCGATGATCAGACTCCTGCAGGATTTACTAATTTTGTATTGACGCCTCCCGCCTCGGACAGTCGCTGGACCTTCACAAATATAAGAAAGGCAAACATTATGCTGGAGAATATTGACAAAGTTCCGATGGATAACGAAGCAAAAAGTCATTGGAGAGGAGTCGCTCGGTTTTTTAGGGCGCTGGCTTATTTTAGGCTCGTGAAAGTATTCGGGGATGTACCCTGGATCAATAAATCGCTGGATATTTCTGAAGACGATATTATCTATAAAGCCAGAGACTCAAGGGGCCTGGTAATGGATAGTGTATTGGCGGATTTGAATTTCGCATATGAAAACTTACGTCAGGATGATCAGCCTAATACAGTTAACAAAGATGTAGCCCTGGCATTGATTTCCAGAGTAGGCTTGTATGCTGGCACCTATCGCAAGTATCATACTGAATTAAAATTACCGGATGCAGATAAATTTCTAATAGCTTCTAAAGAAGCCAGTGAAAAGCTGATGACCGCAGGATATGTCCTGAATCCGGATTTTAGAACCGTTTACAGTTCATTAGATTTAAATGGTGATAAGGAATGTATATTATACAAACAGTACGAACCCGGCGTATTGACGCATTCAGTGATCGGTTATACGAATAGTAGTACCACCATGGCGGGTCTTAGTAAGAATGCAGTTGAATCTTATGTTTGCACAGATGGTTTGCCGATTGAACTTTCTACACATTACCAAGGAGATGGTGATTTGGAACACACAAGGATGAACCGTGATAAGCGATTATTAGAGTCTATCAGTGATTTTCTTTGTTATAAAGGTCATCTCGTTGGTGGCCTAAGCGCTTCCACAGGCTATCGACCAGCAAAGTTTTTGCAGCCGGATGATGAAAATCAATTAGCCCCTTATAATAGCACTGATGCACCGATATTCTGGCTACCTGAAATCCTGGACAACTATGCCGAGGCTTGCGCGGAATTAGATGATATGGGAAAGTATACCATAACTCAGGCGGATCTGGATAAATCTGTAAATAAATTGAGAGATAGGGCGGGTGTGGCTCATCTGCAAGTCTCAGGCCATCAGGGAACGGCCATTGACGGTACGATTTTTACAGACCCTGTCAAAGACAGTGATGTGCCTTCTCTGATATGGGAAATTCGTCGGGAAAGAAGAGCTGAGTTGATGATGTGCGGGTTTAGGTTCTATGATCTGATGCGTTGGAAAAAAGGAGCGTATCTGGATAATACGAAGAACCCTGACATATTCATTGGGGCAAAGGTGCCGGCCAATGACGATATCAAACGCACATCTGATGGTTATCTGCTTCCTTATAGTTCGGGCAGTAATAGAATATTCGAAGCAAAAAATTATTTGTCTCCTGTACCTACTGGCCAAATTGCACTTTATCCGTCTGATATACAAGCGGGTATGCAAAATCCTGGCTGGGGTGATTAAATCTATAGTTCAACAAGTTAGATTGGTGATCATAGTGATGGCCTTCCTGAAGCAATTCGGGAAGGCCATTTAAGTTCAGTCTTTCTTGTGGTATATTTTTAACTAATCCGCGATATCACTAACTAGAGGTCTATTGTCTTTTCTATCTCTTTGCTCATATTTTATTTTAAAAGCAGATAAATTGGGGATATATTTTCTTTTTCTACTAAGCTCATACTGATAGATTCCTTGCCCCAATGCGGTCATGAATGGAAATCCTATGGATTCGTAATCATATTTATTGTCGTTTATGATGCCATCTTCATTGACATACAATGTGCAGCTTAACATAAATTCAATATGATGCTTAAAGTCAACGACGTAGGCGATATCGGTTAGGAAACCATAAGACCAGCCAGGTTTATTGAATACCCGGACATAGGAAGGGATTTTATGTCCTTTGCTTCTAAAATAGAATTTGGTAAAACTATCGAAAAATTTGCTGGTATCATATTTTGGATAGTTCGTCTCACCTGGATACTGAGACATGTACTGCAGTAGGAATTGCCGGTCAGCAGGCCGAAGATTAAAGCTGTTTTTTACAGGTACAGCATTGGGGAACAGAACTGCTTTTAGCATATTGGTTAAATCCTCGAGGCTGGTTTTATTCCCTTTCGTGAAATCATAAGGCCCCTGGATGATGCTGTCTTTGCTATCCATATAAGCCTTACCGATTCGTATTGGCGTTCCGTAATCAAAACTGTCTGTATTATAAGCTGGCGGTTGCCGGTATTGCAGTTTCTGGCTGGCCGATACAAATCGTATGGCATTGGTATGGCGATTCTGATCATCGTTCATAGGGTAAAACCTTCTATTGATGCGGCTGTTTAAGTAACCTTTTTCCTGTAGCTGTTTATTTATATACTGCTGACCCAGGAATTCATAGAGCCGATTATAAGCGTCATTATCGCTGACCAGGAATATACGTTTGATATAAGATGCTATTGAAGGAAAGCTGCTTTTTGAGGTACTGTCATTATGGATGGTTTGTTGCTTGGTATAACTGCTGTCTGTCAGCATATAACTGTCTTTGTTGACCCCATACCTGTCCAGGCCGTGCAGCTTTTCCAGGCTGAGAAAACTAAGCGGCATTTTTACCGTAGAAGCAGGATTAAAATAATAGTTTGGGCGGCAGTGGTAGCTATAAGTCTTAAAATGAGGTTGGTTATGTTTATCGCGGTTAATCTGGGTATAGATGATTTGCAGCCGGTATTTTCCCGGATGG containing:
- a CDS encoding SusC/RagA family TonB-linked outer membrane protein; protein product: MNLPKIKTVKGLKLNRISLFYLGRPEFTYPVTNRKRDILKPILLSLWMAILLLIIIPAEAQNGMVDTLHGNVYNQADGTPVFGASVTIKGTTQGTLTDSAGNFRILTRLPVILTVTDVSHLPQEVPINDNKFVSIGLQASTQSLNDVVVVGYGEQQRGQVTGAVSTVDVTKTFRDRPLNDPIKALQGVVPGLAVSYSNGGLTSAATIRIRGVGSLVGSGSPLIMVDNVETDDLSVLNPDDIESVSVLKDAASTAIYGARAAFGVILIKTRSGRKNQPTSIRYSNNFYWSNPTILPDFADPTLGLPGLIKADERSGVTPELFGMNLNTLLEGIKTWKEKYAGNRTSDEMIPGEDFDITDDAAPYFYRIWDVKKMMLRTQPGQQHNIRISGGSDNIAYYVSAGYSKDGGIMRVHPDQVQKYNISTGVSANVTKWWDLNVKMLYRNFEYDYPFGYYGATQNYFYYMWRWGAYWPYGTYQGKYFRNIPAYLNAAQDNTVIDNYSRVDLSSNIKITKDLNLHADYSIVRDNVIRQNTGGPVMAWNSWTVGAPYQNISSSGYDYTSSNQMRDNMSVFNAYATYDKHFEGKHHLKLMAGINAQNNNDYDFTAKRMEILDPTKGYLSLASGEQYASDDANQAAFAGYFGRVNYDYNDKYLLELDGRYDGSSSFAEQDRWSFFSSGSVGYRISKERFMDFIKPFVSDWKFRASYGAIGNQDLGGDNRYLPLMNAGAVDWVVDGVAAQGVGAPNAVAKSLTWEKITTLNIGTDISMLNDKISLSLDWFQRTNDGMLTQNAVANTFGTTAPWINDGTMRTRGWELSVNGNLPVSRDLAFYGSLTLTDYKTVITKWDNASKLLSQNYSGQTYGDIWGFETDRYFTDNDFDQDGNYATGIADQSGLASGNFKYGPGDVKFKDQDGNGVIDGGDFSANNPGDLKVIGNTQPRYMYSFRIGGVYRNLDFDFFFQGVGKQSYWGTGDVAMPNFRGGDILYAHQLDYWTPENTDARYPNPYAGNGSGKIPGLAAGGNNFYPQSKYLLNTAYLRLKNVSIGYTLPRQWLSRFSIKSVRLYVSGENLFTISDLGVPLDPEALDGYSASTGRTFPIQRMYSFGAQIRL
- a CDS encoding RagB/SusD family nutrient uptake outer membrane protein, with protein sequence MKRYINRYYLLGLFILMVSLLTGCAKFVDKPPLDEFSNDEYWTSETNVRTYNWGFYEMFTGFGTGTNGDFYFSWLSDDQTPAGFTNFVLTPPASDSRWTFTNIRKANIMLENIDKVPMDNEAKSHWRGVARFFRALAYFRLVKVFGDVPWINKSLDISEDDIIYKARDSRGLVMDSVLADLNFAYENLRQDDQPNTVNKDVALALISRVGLYAGTYRKYHTELKLPDADKFLIASKEASEKLMTAGYVLNPDFRTVYSSLDLNGDKECILYKQYEPGVLTHSVIGYTNSSTTMAGLSKNAVESYVCTDGLPIELSTHYQGDGDLEHTRMNRDKRLLESISDFLCYKGHLVGGLSASTGYRPAKFLQPDDENQLAPYNSTDAPIFWLPEILDNYAEACAELDDMGKYTITQADLDKSVNKLRDRAGVAHLQVSGHQGTAIDGTIFTDPVKDSDVPSLIWEIRRERRAELMMCGFRFYDLMRWKKGAYLDNTKNPDIFIGAKVPANDDIKRTSDGYLLPYSSGSNRIFEAKNYLSPVPTGQIALYPSDIQAGMQNPGWGD
- a CDS encoding serine hydrolase, whose amino-acid sequence is MITRTRILLYLNLLLNGATGVLYAQGSKTGIWAQKQTLLQQIAAGITDHNFQQVFRHPGKYRLQIIYTQINRDKHNQPHFKTYSYHCRPNYYFNPASTVKMPLSFLSLEKLHGLDRYGVNKDSYMLTDSSYTKQQTIHNDSTSKSSFPSIASYIKRIFLVSDNDAYNRLYEFLGQQYINKQLQEKGYLNSRINRRFYPMNDDQNRHTNAIRFVSASQKLQYRQPPAYNTDSFDYGTPIRIGKAYMDSKDSIIQGPYDFTKGNKTSLEDLTNMLKAVLFPNAVPVKNSFNLRPADRQFLLQYMSQYPGETNYPKYDTSKFFDSFTKFYFRSKGHKIPSYVRVFNKPGWSYGFLTDIAYVVDFKHHIEFMLSCTLYVNEDGIINDNKYDYESIGFPFMTALGQGIYQYELSRKRKYIPNLSAFKIKYEQRDRKDNRPLVSDIAD